A genome region from Halorussus pelagicus includes the following:
- a CDS encoding universal stress protein, with amino-acid sequence MAPEHVLVPLDGSPLADDALVHALDTFECRVTVLNVVTPLDSSMSESGVLEPDEQRRESARDRADELVNRAEERAAAADRSVETAVETGDPAETIIEYAETNDVDHVVMGGHGGERHELARRLLGTVATTVVAEAPVTVTVVR; translated from the coding sequence ATGGCTCCCGAACACGTTCTCGTCCCGCTGGACGGGTCGCCGCTCGCCGACGACGCGTTGGTCCACGCGCTCGACACTTTCGAGTGCCGAGTCACGGTCCTGAACGTCGTGACGCCGCTGGACTCCTCGATGAGCGAGAGCGGCGTCCTCGAACCCGACGAACAGCGCCGCGAGAGCGCGCGCGACCGCGCCGACGAACTCGTGAATCGCGCCGAGGAGCGCGCCGCCGCGGCCGACCGGAGCGTCGAGACGGCGGTCGAGACCGGCGACCCCGCCGAGACCATCATCGAGTACGCCGAGACCAACGACGTGGACCACGTCGTCATGGGCGGCCACGGCGGCGAGCGCCACGAACTCGCCCGGCGATTGCTGGGCACCGTGGCGACGACGGTCGTCGCGGAAGCGCCCGTGACGGTGACGGTCGTCCGATAG
- a CDS encoding threonine synthase, producing the protein METTDAFVGLTCVDCDETFDAEETTHRCPDCGGILDPEYDYEEIDLTREDIESRPFDSMWRYEELLPFTRETAVSMDEGATQLVECPSLADEMGVGRVLFKDEGRNPTGTFKDRGQTAAITAAVQHGATDVALNSAGNAGQSASAYAARADLQSHVFLPSRSGFTNKAMVNVHGGDMTVVEGRIGDASEAYADAMAENDDWYSVKTFVTPYRHEGKKTMLYEVVEQNDWEVPDHIVYPTGGGVGLVGMHKAAKELRELGLTDEIPSMYAAQSSGCAPVVEAFEEGKDVHEVWEVPDTICGGIEIPDPGASPLILSALRESDGGAVATSDEDILDSAIAVAQQEGLEMGATCAAAASGAWELARRGEFDDDDTVVLLNTGAGNKDDDVLRSHLMSKGI; encoded by the coding sequence ATGGAAACCACCGACGCGTTCGTCGGCCTGACGTGTGTCGATTGCGATGAGACGTTCGACGCCGAGGAGACGACCCACCGCTGTCCCGACTGCGGCGGGATTCTGGACCCCGAGTACGACTACGAGGAAATCGACCTTACGCGCGAGGACATCGAGTCGCGCCCGTTCGACTCGATGTGGCGCTACGAGGAACTCCTGCCGTTCACGCGGGAGACCGCCGTCTCGATGGACGAGGGCGCGACCCAACTCGTGGAGTGTCCGAGCCTCGCCGACGAGATGGGCGTCGGTCGCGTCCTGTTCAAAGACGAGGGGCGGAACCCGACCGGGACGTTCAAGGACCGCGGGCAAACGGCCGCGATAACTGCGGCCGTTCAACACGGCGCAACCGACGTGGCGCTCAACTCGGCGGGCAACGCCGGACAGTCGGCGTCGGCGTACGCCGCCCGCGCGGACCTCCAGTCGCACGTCTTCCTGCCCTCGCGGTCCGGATTCACCAACAAGGCGATGGTCAACGTCCACGGCGGGGATATGACTGTCGTGGAGGGGCGCATCGGCGACGCGAGCGAGGCCTACGCCGACGCGATGGCGGAGAACGACGACTGGTACTCGGTCAAGACGTTCGTGACGCCCTACCGCCACGAGGGCAAGAAGACGATGCTCTACGAAGTGGTCGAGCAAAACGACTGGGAGGTTCCGGACCACATCGTCTACCCGACCGGCGGCGGCGTCGGTCTCGTGGGGATGCACAAAGCCGCCAAGGAACTGCGGGAGTTGGGCCTGACCGACGAGATTCCGTCGATGTACGCGGCCCAGTCGTCAGGGTGTGCGCCCGTCGTCGAGGCCTTCGAGGAGGGCAAAGACGTACACGAGGTCTGGGAAGTCCCCGACACCATCTGTGGCGGTATCGAAATTCCCGACCCCGGCGCGAGTCCCCTGATTCTTTCGGCCCTGCGCGAGAGCGACGGCGGCGCAGTCGCCACCAGCGACGAGGACATCCTCGACAGCGCCATCGCCGTCGCCCAACAGGAAGGCTTGGAGATGGGCGCGACCTGCGCGGCGGCCGCCAGCGGGGCGTGGGAACTCGCGCGCCGCGGCGAGTTCGACGACGACGACACCGTCGTGCTGCTCAACACCGGCGCGGGCAACAAGGACGACGACGTGCTCCGCAGTCACCTGATGAGCAAGGGAATCTAG
- a CDS encoding cupin domain-containing protein has protein sequence MEKTAIADTEPIQFGDDAAVRDLTDRLGATNLAVNHYRIPPGEEFPSGLHAHGDQAEIFVILDGAATFERLGPERERADEIAVEAGEVVRFAPGEFQSGRNAGDGHLVALALGAPPDSEDVRIPLDCPDCGHGYLSPEASDASDAGVTLDCPACGAANVPQGCPDCGAEMRVALGAETETVVRCPDCGGASESPFRA, from the coding sequence ATGGAAAAAACCGCCATCGCCGACACAGAGCCTATCCAGTTCGGCGACGACGCCGCGGTCCGGGACCTCACGGACCGCCTCGGGGCGACTAACCTCGCGGTCAACCACTACCGAATCCCGCCCGGAGAGGAGTTCCCGAGTGGTCTCCACGCCCACGGCGACCAAGCCGAAATATTCGTCATCCTCGACGGCGCGGCGACCTTCGAGCGCCTCGGCCCGGAGCGCGAGAGGGCAGACGAAATCGCGGTCGAGGCGGGCGAGGTCGTCCGCTTTGCGCCCGGCGAGTTCCAGTCGGGGCGCAACGCGGGCGACGGTCACCTCGTGGCGCTCGCGCTCGGGGCACCGCCGGACAGCGAGGACGTGCGAATCCCGCTCGACTGCCCTGACTGTGGCCACGGCTACCTTTCGCCGGAAGCCAGCGACGCGAGCGACGCGGGCGTGACCCTCGACTGCCCGGCCTGCGGCGCGGCGAACGTCCCACAAGGGTGTCCTGACTGCGGCGCGGAGATGCGGGTCGCGCTCGGCGCGGAGACCGAGACGGTCGTCCGCTGTCCGGACTGTGGCGGCGCGTCCGAGAGTCCGTTCCGGGCGTGA
- a CDS encoding metal-dependent transcriptional regulator, which produces MLSDVMEDYLKAIYALQQDEEGPVATSAIAEYLDVTPPTVTSMVEKLEERGLVEREKYKGVELSAEGETVALEVLRHHRLLESYLTEHLDYSWSEVHEEADRLEHHISEEFEQRVADVLGDPEVDPHGDPIPSADLTPPEEDDTTSLSDHGPGDSLVVARVSDRDEEELRYLADAGIAPETELRVVDVAPFGMVTVRFDGDGDREQSLPENVARSIRVRPADGNDGANGDDGGEIGI; this is translated from the coding sequence ATGCTGAGCGACGTGATGGAAGATTATCTCAAAGCGATATACGCCCTCCAGCAGGACGAGGAGGGTCCCGTCGCCACCTCCGCCATCGCCGAGTATCTGGACGTGACGCCCCCGACCGTGACCAGCATGGTCGAGAAACTCGAAGAGCGAGGGCTAGTCGAGCGCGAGAAGTACAAGGGGGTCGAACTCTCCGCGGAGGGCGAGACCGTGGCGCTGGAAGTCCTGCGCCACCACCGCCTGCTCGAATCCTACCTGACCGAACACCTCGACTACTCGTGGAGCGAGGTCCACGAGGAGGCCGACCGACTCGAACACCACATCAGCGAGGAGTTCGAACAGCGCGTCGCCGACGTGCTTGGCGACCCCGAGGTAGACCCCCACGGCGACCCGATTCCGAGCGCCGACCTCACGCCGCCCGAGGAAGACGACACCACGTCGCTATCGGACCACGGACCCGGCGACAGCCTCGTCGTCGCGCGCGTGAGCGACCGCGACGAGGAGGAGCTGCGCTACCTCGCCGACGCGGGCATCGCGCCCGAGACGGAACTGCGCGTCGTGGACGTGGCTCCCTTCGGGATGGTGACGGTTCGGTTCGACGGCGACGGGGACCGCGAGCAGAGCCTTCCCGAGAACGTCGCTCGCTCCATCCGGGTCCGACCCGCGGACGGTAACGACGGAGCGAACGGCGACGACGGCGGGGAGATAGGTATCTGA
- a CDS encoding inorganic phosphate transporter — MTGLVFWALVVLATLTGLFTAWALGANSNSPPFAPAIGANAISTMRAAFLIGILAALGALTQGGSISDTVGAGLIDGVAITSLAATAGLLTATAFMAFGVYTGYPVPAAFATTGAMVGVGLSLDGTPAFDTYRRIATFWALVPPVSGGLAYLTATVLRRDDIPETVSVPLLAGVVGGIVANVELSVIPSPPGEEQGSVAGFLAQLVGNPAVAGVDLAVALATLAVAVASFLFIRRRTQTSVDKGVKTFLVLLGSVVAFSSGGSQVGLATGPLENLYRTELGLPGILLLAIGATGILAGAWMGAPRLLQATSREYAQLGIRRSIAALVPGFIIAQAAIALGIPISFNNIIISGVIGGGLAGGSAGVSRRKIGVTLAFWVITLVSSVGVGYGVYWAFAQVLGGAV; from the coding sequence GTGACGGGTCTCGTCTTCTGGGCGCTGGTCGTCCTCGCCACGCTGACCGGCCTGTTTACGGCGTGGGCGCTCGGCGCGAACAGCAACTCCCCGCCCTTCGCGCCCGCCATCGGCGCGAACGCCATCTCGACGATGCGCGCGGCGTTCCTCATCGGAATTTTGGCCGCGCTCGGCGCGCTCACACAGGGCGGAAGCATCTCGGACACCGTGGGCGCGGGCCTCATCGACGGCGTAGCCATCACCTCGCTGGCGGCGACCGCGGGTCTGCTGACCGCGACGGCGTTCATGGCCTTCGGCGTCTACACCGGCTACCCCGTCCCGGCGGCGTTCGCCACGACAGGGGCGATGGTCGGCGTGGGCCTGTCGCTGGACGGGACGCCCGCGTTCGACACCTACCGGCGAATCGCCACGTTCTGGGCGCTCGTCCCGCCGGTCTCGGGCGGACTGGCGTATCTGACCGCCACGGTCCTCCGGCGCGACGACATCCCCGAAACGGTCAGCGTCCCGCTGTTAGCCGGGGTGGTCGGCGGCATCGTCGCCAACGTCGAGTTGAGCGTCATCCCGTCGCCGCCCGGCGAGGAGCAAGGCTCCGTCGCGGGGTTCCTCGCGCAACTCGTCGGCAATCCGGCGGTCGCTGGCGTGGACCTCGCAGTCGCGCTCGCTACCCTCGCCGTCGCGGTCGCAAGTTTCCTGTTCATCCGTCGCCGGACGCAGACCTCCGTGGACAAGGGCGTCAAGACGTTTCTGGTCCTCCTCGGGAGCGTCGTCGCGTTCTCCAGCGGCGGCAGTCAGGTCGGCTTAGCGACCGGCCCGCTCGAAAACCTCTACCGGACGGAACTCGGCCTGCCGGGTATCCTCCTGCTGGCTATCGGCGCGACCGGCATCCTCGCCGGTGCGTGGATGGGCGCGCCGCGACTCCTGCAAGCGACCTCGCGGGAGTACGCCCAACTCGGCATCCGGCGCTCCATCGCTGCGCTCGTGCCGGGATTCATCATCGCACAGGCCGCCATCGCGCTCGGCATCCCCATCTCGTTCAACAACATCATCATCTCGGGCGTCATCGGCGGCGGTCTCGCCGGAGGGTCGGCGGGCGTCTCGCGCCGGAAAATAGGCGTGACCCTCGCGTTCTGGGTCATCACGCTGGTCTCGTCGGTCGGGGTGGGCTACGGCGTCTACTGGGCGTTCGCGCAGGTGTTGGGCGGGGCGGTGTAG